The Gadus morhua chromosome 18, gadMor3.0, whole genome shotgun sequence DNA segment GCAAATGGTAATTGCCACGAAGGAACGTTGGACTATACTTTTCCCCAACCATAAATCTCCATTAATAGAATTAAACGTCAAAGAATTATACCGTTTCCTCGAATGACATCAATCCATTCGCAATCCAAGTCCAACAGGGCATTTCACAAGAGCACCAGCGCGTCTCTGTAGGGGCCGCATGTCGAGTATAGGGAATCATTTTACTGAGGAAATGCATAGCTGTCAATCTCACGTTTACATGCCAGCAAGTGGCGTCGACGATAGTCCAAAAACGCCCCTCTTGCGTTTCGCAAAAGTATTGCAACACCCAATGGAAGATAAAAATAGAGCAATTTGACAACTAGACACATTCTTTCCAAAAACGATTGCAGCGCAAGTGGTGTCTCTTACACCTTGAGTGGTGAGGGCGGAGAGTATAAAATGAGGGGGAACCAGTCCAGTCTTTACCCGGCTTTCAATTGGAGATAGCAGCAGCACCCAAGGTGAGTCCCAGCAAGACTGCATCCTCTCTCTAAGCTCCTCTGCAAGGCAAAGAAACCAACCAACTTAAAAATTCGCAGCAAACGCATCTAAAGGTGGCTAAAGCGATCCTCTCCTTTACCATGGAGAAGCCTTCGACTCATGCAGCAAAACCTTTTGGTGTTTGGAATTGAAATATTGGAAATGCAACTTTGAACGTCAGAGCTGGTTCCTCCTGACTTCCTTCAACTCGCAGCCTGGATTTTTCGCATGGACTAGGCAACAGACGTTTTTTTCCTGGTCCAGGCTGGCATAGTTTTACGGCCTCAACCCCTCAACTATATATCAGTTTGGAGCTCTTGAATATAATAGGGAATctttaaaattatttaataGGATGCTTTGTAGAAGACCAGACTCCCTCCTTCTCAGTCTTTAGACCTACAGTGCCATTAGGCTTATGGCCTGGATGGGAGCTTTCATTTACAATGTTGTGCTCATCACAAGGATTATCCATATGCATGCATGCTTAACAGTTAACCAGGCCATGTACAATGTAATTTCAATAGGAATTTCTCAACTATGCTAATTTTACAGTTGATGATATTGCTCAGATATTATTGATATTTCTATAATATGACTTTAATATTGCATTGGATCTCAACTGTTCTTTGTCTCCTTCCCCAGAACTCTCTAAAAATGGCATTCGCTGGAATTCTCGCCGACGCTGACTGCGCCGCAGCCGTCAAGGCTTGCGAAGGTCAGTATTCCATCTCTCAGCTTCACCACCATCTTCTTCAACACAAAGCACATAGTAGTATCTGctatatctcctcctcctcctactactactactcctctACAGCTTTATTTTCTAGCTTCATCGCATCTTAATCTCTAAACATCACATAGGATCTTCCCTTATAGTCACATTGCTAAAttgataatatttatttttgtaactaATTTTACATAattgtactactactactactactactactactactactactacttgcTGCTTATTACAATTTACTGGTAGACAGCTGGAAGTTGGCCAACTTAATGGAAGCCttaaacattgtttttattAATTGGTATTAAAGctaattaaaaagaaacaatGTCATGGAAGGAaattacaattattttaaaagcagaatatttatttatatatgccAATATAGAtttattgatttaaaatgaCACCCAACTAAAAAAACATTATAGCTTACACTATGGTATACTATCTTTATACTATATATTAACATCAAAGTAAGTTTTTGTTGATACCAAAGAAGAGCTCTAATGTTTTGAAGTCAAGTATTTCATACCTCACATTCTATTAACTTTCAGGGCTGGTATTCTCACCATAATTATTTTGGACCACAGAGCAGCATCAGATTACATTTTATTACTACCACTACCACAGTGTCAACCTCAAACAGCTACAAATCACATTTAACTGCTGCTTTAACAACCTCCTTTAACTGTTGATTCAATATTTTTGTCATTTTCAGTTTTAATGACTTCAATTAAGATCCACTTATGCCTAGCCTCCAATTGATTTCTATCAATTAATGAACCTTGAAAAACGATAAATGCATATTTTCCAGAATAAACTAATGGATGCTCAGATAATCAAACCTCCCATTTCCTAACACCAAGCTATAGTGTCTTGATTGGAGAACATCTATACTAGTCTTGTCTATATATTTTCCatatgttcattcattcattcagctgCTCAACTCAtagccctctacctctctctccctctctatctcctgcAAACAGCTGCTGAGTCCTTCAGCTACAAGGCCTTCTTCGCCAAGTGCGGCCTGTCCGGCAAGTCCGCTGACGACATCAAGAAGGCTTTCTTCGTGATTGACCAGGACAAGAGTGGATTCATTGAGGAGGATGAGCTCAAGTAGGATCCCTCAAACACTTGAAGATCTTCTCAATGGTTCACTAGCCCAGAATATTTAATGATCTTCATCGAAACATCAGGACCTCTTCACACTAAATACAAAAGTGTGATTGATTGAATATAGcgcttatttctttttttattaatctaaggaaataataaacaatacattAACATCCAATTCAAACCAGAAAGTTAGCATTCCATCCAGCCTTCATACACAATGCAGCACTCTTTTTTATATAGGCAATGAGGAATGAAGCTTAACCTCTTGTTCTGTATCTTCTGCAGGCTCTTCCTCCAGGTCTTCAAGGCTGGAGCCAGAGCTCTTACAGATGCTGAGACCAAGGCCTTCCTGAAAGCCGGTGACAGCGACGGTGATGGTGCTATTGGAGTTGATGGTAAGTCACACCCTCTCTGCACACATGCTACAGCAATAGCCTTACCACCCATAAACCAGCACTCAAAGCTGTCAGCTCAACTATCCCCCCCTCCAGTTTATATTTAGGACTAGAAATGCCTGCAAGTGCCTGGTTTCAAATGCTTACAACTAGAAAATGCCTACATCTAAAAAATGCTAAGCAGTGGGAAATGGTATTAGCTTTAGCAACTGAAGGTCTAACACTAAACTTGGTTGACAAATCATTAAGTGAATGTCAAACAAATGTCATCTTTGCAATTGAtttcactatatatatatatatatatatatatacatatttaagcccttctttttatactttttaCACATATCTTAAAAATAGATTTTAATAATGGATATAGCCTTCCATAGCTCAAGCAAATAGAAGATTTAATGGCCACACATTTTaatttccttttaaattgaagACATCCTTGCtaatctcttctctctcctcctccctgcagaGTGGGCCGTTCTTGTGAAGGCATAATCTGATTCTGTGGAACCACAGTTTCTGAGTACTGAGGATGTGCTGTCTGAGTCAAATAGTATATCTTTttatatgcattttatttataaagtaACAGGCAATATTGTAACTCTATCCGAGAGCATTTTCActgtcacaattttttttttctttaatgcaATCATCGCATACCGAAGAGGAGAAAATACACCACTGCTCATTTGTACTTTTGTAAAATGAAATAAACTCTGATTTGGTTTAGAAACTTTGCTTCTCTTGATATTTTCAACATTTCCAACAAAAATCATACCTGACTTGATCTGAACTAGCTAAGCCTTAGTCTAACCACTAGCATACTATTACTACTTTACTTTAAAGAGGTCTATCGGGAGCTTTACTAGTGCGAAATGCCCACAAGGATAAAAACAAATCTTTTGGCTTAGTCCAGGAATACACACTAAGTGACTACTATAGCCAGCACTGGCAAATGTAGAGGTAGTTTAGAAGGATGATGATTCCACAGCATAGCATATGATCCAATAAAATAGGAGAAGAGCCAAGAGGCAGTGTAGGATTTCAGCTTCATCTCAATTATGTTTTTGTCAATGAAGCACATTTATTTGAAACCTTCTCTCGGATTACCAGCAACTGCCTGACAGAAGAGGCCGTGTCTGAATATAGGTCACTTCTAAATCTCCTGCAGGGAGAGGCCAAAAAGGAACCAGGAAAGCAGTCTTCAAGCAAACTATTAAGGAACACATCTATTCAATTTGCATTCACCTCCAAATGTACATTCCAATCATTAGTTTTAGTTTTAGACAGTCTATAAATCTTGGCTGGTCCAACATAGGCCGAATACTTCCCCTGATATTGTAGAAGGGCTTAAAgcgaccaccaccaacaaccGTATCACGGTTAGTGAGTCCCGAGACTTTTTCTGGTCACACTAAATGCTTTGCGTAGAGTTTATGTTTAATGTTTGAACCAATTCAACTTCAATTAAAGTATTTTGAGAAAACTCAACTCTATGTGATCTCCCTTTGTTTGTGAGACACATAGatgcaaaataaaaagcaacaaccacaacaataaAACAGCATTTTGGAGGAGCCGTAGAGTATTTGTTTTGTTCCATATGATATATTCTCAGTTGAATAATAGCTACAGGTGTATttcaacagcgccacctgctggtaAAAGATCACAACGTAAGCCAGTTTATGATAAGGGCAATAATGACTATTTTGATTAAATGCATTTTAAAATAACAATAGATTTCACTCAGATAGTGTAGACCTAAAGTTGTTCGTTCTCAATCACATCAGATGGTTCATTTATCCATTTTTACttgataatatattttatttcaaacgTGTGTTTCTGGTCAGggatgtaggcctacaggtaTCTCCGTTTCCTGTGGGCCTCCACCTGgtcatccatatatatatatatatatatatatatatatatatatatatatatatatatatatatatatatatatatatatactgactatatatctatctatgctGATCATCAACCAAACCGCTCAAACGTTCAATCAAAGAAGAGGTGtatattcgtgtgtgtgtgtgtgtgtgtgtgtgtgtgtgtgtgtgtgtgtgtgtgtgtgtgtgtgtgtgtgtgtgtgtgtgtgtgtgtgtgtgtgtgtgtgtgtgtgtgtgtgtgtgtgtgtgtgtgtgtgtgtgtgtgtgtgtatatatgtctgtgtgtatatatgtgtgtgcgggttAATTACATTGATAGAAATGTATAAGTTAACATaccaagtagcctacatttactTCATGGACATCACCTCATTTTTGGATGGATATACTTTGCAAGTTTGGTAGATGTTTCTCCTCCACGAAATAAGACCACGAACTGTCGGCATCTCCCTAGCCAATCAGTAGTGGACAATGGGACTGGCAGGCACTTGATTCGTGCCTGGCAATGGTTATAATCGTTAGACAGAATCGACTGAAGCTGTCAGGGTGCGTGCAGTAATCATGGGTAACTGCAGACAGATGTTTTTGGTTTCAAATTCCCATTGTGCGCAAGTCCTTTTTGTCACACTTACCGTTACAATTAAAgctacagtagcctacagaCAAACCCACTTCAATGATAGGCCTACTCACGTTACCGGAGGGACGAGGGAATAACGGAAGAAAGTCCACCTTGCTTACAGTGATTTGGCTTGCTGTACAACATCCCAAACATCCCAAATCGTATACTTCACTCAAATCAGCCACTTATATTATAATAAGGTTTCAAACACTATGTGTGGGGTCGAAAGTATACATGTACCTTTTAAGCATCTTTCATTTGTACTTATTAATAGAACGGCTCTGACTACTGGACACATTTTTTCAACGCTCTGCTTTTGCACGCGGTGTCCATTTCATATGCCTCATATTTCGGGATAGAGAAGGTATATAAGCTTGTGAGAATAGTCAGAGATGTTACTGCAGTGACATCAAGAATCATCTCTTAGCGTTTTCTACTCTATCCTTTAAGAGACAACTCAGAGGTGAGTCTCGTAGCCTACATTTATAGATAGTCGCTCGTGTAACTTGACTGCACTGTCCGAGGTGCACTTTGCACGCCAAAGGGGGAAGGAGTCTGGGTCTATAGCCTTTGAAGCTGGGAAAAAAGCaattgaaagaaaataatagCCTTTCATTTGCCACAACGGCTTCAAGGAAGTCGTGTTTACCTCGTATTGTTTTTAGTGGACTTTCTTTTCGTTTTTTGAGGGAGTTTTAATGTTGGCGGGAGACTTTGAGACATGGTGATTGGATCCCGTGTATTTCCGAATGATTGATTTGGAATGACAATAGGGATCAACTCTAGAGACGGATGccgtcatttttttcttttatttttgttctctTCTCAGATAAAATGGCTTTCGCCGGAATTCTGAACGACGCTGACATCACTGCAGCCCTGGCGGCCTGCAAAGGTAAGATCTTAAATTTAAAGATCATAATTGCGACATGaataattagtaggcctactacagcaTAGCACCTATAGGAATTAAGATGCACACTCGCGTTTAAGCGCCATCCAACAtcgataaataaataactatttGGACACTTAACTTCAGCCCTTGTGAACATATAACATATCAAATAGGCCTATGGTTTATTAAGTGTGATGTTATATTGAAATATGCTGCATACATAATGAAAGCAATTCGACTGCACTAATATCTAATCACATAtattactctctccctctctctctctctctctctctctctctctctctctctctctctctctctctctctctctctctctctctctctcccctctctctccctttccttctccctctctctctttctccctctcactcactctatcgcccccccactctctctctctcttcttcaactcacactccctctgtctctttctctcctctatctGTCCATATCGCTCTCTTGCTACCGCCCCCCTCCcgctcactccccccccccctctctctctttccatatctctctcactcccccccccccctctctctctctgtccatatctctcgccctctctctctccccccccccccccccccccccccccctctctgaagCTGAGGGCTCCTTCGACCACAAGGCGTTCTTCACTAAAGTCGGCCTGGCCGCCAAGTCCCCCGCTGACATCAAGAAGGTGTTTGAGATCATTGACCAGGACAAGAGTGACTTTGTTGAGGAGGATGAGCTGAAGTAAGCACCGCTCAACAACCCCTGATCAGTATCACAAGCTACCCCATCTCACTTTCATTTTGTTCGATTGACATGTTGTCGTTTTCTtttccctttatgtttttttatcggccgcgCTTCGTTCTGTGGTAATGCATCCATTGGACCGGGTGTGATTAAACATGATACTCATGgtggtctctccccccccccccccccaccccaggctGTTCCTCCAGAACTTCAGCGCCGGTGCCAGAGCTCTGAGTGACGCTGAGACCAAGGTTTTCCTGAAGGCCGGAGACTCTGACGGTGACGGCAAGATCGGAGTTGATGGTAAGATTCCTTGTTTTGATTGTCTTTAGCTTGTTGGTTTGTCTGTTGGTTTCTCCCAGTAAGGGGTTTTCCCCTAATGGATTATAAGTCGTTTTAGGTAACAACTTTTATCCAACCACTTTTTTTTGGCACTTTTCCCTCATCACAGAGTTCGGCGCCATGATCAAGGCATAGACTGTTCCTCCACCAACTAGACCAGATGCTTACCCACCTACTCAGAAGGAACACTGGAGCTGagaccacctcctcaccctctctcgctcATCTCTCAACAACAATTTTATATAAATAACCTTtaacctaaccccccccccccccccctctctctctctcttcctctctctctctctcattggccATGCTCAGCCTTTCTGTCCATCATGATGAATGTACTTATGTGTAAAGCCTAGAtgacatgtctctctctctctctctctctctctctctctctctctctctctctgtttctctctcttctctgtccatctcattctatccgtctctctcgttcccccTGTCATCGTTTTACATTTGACTCTTGCTTACTGTGAAATCAATGATGGTGCACTTATGTGGGAAACGAACGGACAATGAGAAATCAATAAAGGTTCTTTTTCAATAACAAACGCCTCACCATGGTTGTGCATAATACATTGATTCTTGCTTTCCTTCTCCGTATCTATTCAATCCTTTAATTTGTGGGCATGAACCAATGAAAAATGCTAATCCGTGTACATGGTGAAGATCTGCATTCTGGGCCCGAGGGATTTTCCCAAACTAGAGACATGATCAGAAGGTTCTCAAAGGACCAGCAATCAGTTGGCTCCCCATCATTGAACAACAAGGGTCTATTAACTCACCGGATatccatacacatacacacatacatatatatatatatatatatatatatatatatatatatatatatatatatatatatatatatatatacgcaggCCTATATGATAACTGTGGATGTACGCATTCTTTAGGATATAGGCCTGTACGACAAAACAGGGTTGCTCCACTGATTAGAAATGTGTAAGATAAATGTGATAGGGGCCTACataaacatttttaaaaaggaagTGAAGGCTCTGTCGATGTTGTGGACTGACTTATTTATGAACAACAGCCCTTtcggttgtgtttttttttgtcatgaTGAGGGACATGAAGGCAAACGTCGCGTACTGTTTAGTGTCAACCACAAGGGGGTGTATTACACGAGACCAAAGCCTGACCGTGTTGGTTTTCTATTGCAGTACTTTTCATTTACATATTGTTCTTTGGGTTTCGCAAAAGAAGTGAATCACTCATCACCAATGGTTAAATCTTATACCAACCATCAATTGGAATCAGTAAAATTATGGAGGTTAGTTGAAGATGCTATCAATTAAGTTGTTATGTACGTGTGCTACTAGGCTTTTCCCCTGATGCTCGTTATAATACGACCGTGGAATGATACCGCGTCAGATAATCTGGAGTGCATCTGGGATCTGAAACTATGGACTAAGGGTCTGGTCCTTTTTGTCATGGCAACGGCTGTGCCCTCGGATCCCCTGTCTAAGACGCACTGGTTAAGTAGGCTACATTTGGAACTTTGAGTAGTTCGCAAGTAAACCCTTTGAGTTGGCGATGTGTTTATGAGCATACCTCTATTAACGGTAGCCTACTTCTGTGTTTGATAGAATGTAATGCAAGAATATAACGATATTAATGATACTATAGGCCAATAGCTAAGACTCTGATGGTTTTTAGTCAAAGAGAGTGGGATAAAGAATGAGAAACTGGGTGTTGAAAAATGAGGggcagaggcagcagagagggagagaaagagagagagagagagagagagagagagagagagagagagagagagagagagagagagagagagagagagagagagagagagagagagagagagagagagagagagagagagagagagagagatggagagagagagagagagagagagagagagagagagagagagagagagagagagagagagagagagagagagagagagagagagagagagagagagagacacacacacacacacacacacacacacacacaccgagtgaGACAGCGGGAGTGAGAGAGTAATAAAGAGTTattaaggggggagggggcgcggAGGCAAAGGCTGTCCAGGTATACAGCTACTCATTAACATAGCAGGAGGAAGTATAAAAGGTAGGCTGAAGGTTAATTGGGCGGGTAAGTAATTCGAGAAGCAGGCCTACCTGGCCCTAAGAACTTGATACGTGGATAAGTAACATTGCACACCATTTTGTGCGCATCCTTCTCTGAACTGCGGTCTATATAAGCCCTCGCCGTCGATCCGCGGACACCATTAAGCCTTATTCCTCTCTGAACCTCGACAAGGCGGAAAACTTTAACACTGTGAGTATACTTTGTGATCATTTGAACgtatgtgtctctgtatgtgtgtgtgtgtgtgtgtgtgtgtgtgtgtgtgtgtgtgtgtgtgtgtgtgtgtgtgtgtgtgtgtgtgtgtgtgtgtgtgtgtgtgtgtgtgtgtgtgtgcgtgtgtgcgcgtgtgtgtgtgtgtgtgtatggggtggGGGGTAAGTAGGATGGACGCGTGGACAGGTGCGTTTAACGCAGCGGATAGCGGATTGGTAATTGGCCTCTACCTATAGCCCGTCTCCGGTAGTATCCTATTGCTCAAATGGTTTGATTGGGGAAAATAATATAAAGTCGATTTATTATTTTGTGACATAATTCTACACATGATATCATGCTTTATGCCTACGATGTTATTTCTCTTGAAGAACAAGCTGGTGGTGCTTGCATGGCTTTTACGTATAATACAAATTGAATACTGAAAGTGGTACTTTAGTAGGTTACTTAAAGTGACTAACCTGTCTAATTCAgaggttttgtgtttttctgcatttttaCCATTGGCGCAACAAAGTTTCCATTGAATAACTTTAAAAATGCCTGATTTGCTCAATATTCATGTTTCAATGCTTGGTCAGTAATGTCTATATTCAGATGTTGTTACCCGTATAGCTTGAAATATTTTATCAAAACAAAATTAGCAAATATAAACAGCCTATAGGCTACctgttatacatatatatatcatactATACTGTGAACAGTTCTTTCTGTAGGCCGATAGTCCTATAGGCTTAACGAAGTGGCATCAACTTTCAAAGTCGAATAAGCCTATCGCCCTTTGGGCGTTAGGGCATTAGTGTGTCTATGGTTTGAATATTTGTGCGAGCGGGTGATTGaataattcatgttttttttacctATCAGGATTAAAATGTCACTCACCTCCATCCTGTCGGCTGAGGCCATTGAAAGCGCTGTCAAGGACTGTCAAGGTAGGCTGCGTGTAGACGCCCCACGCAGAAAGATGAGCTCACATGCGAAAAAGTAATCATAGACAGTTTTAAAGTGGCTGACTTCAACATTAAGGACATACAAGCCCATACCATATAACCGGTCATctaaacaaacacccacacacacacacacacacacacacacacacaaacacgcacacacacgcgcgcgcacacacacacacacaaacacacacacacacacacacacacacacacacacacacacacacacccacacccacacacacacacacacacacacacacacacacacacacacacacacacacacacacacaaacacacacacacgcatacacacacatacatttggcTTTCATATTTTGGAATCatcctgtttttttatttatctggGTTCACACAATCCTTCAGACATAAATAAAGACGAATACAAAACAAAATCCCATTTGGAATGCAGCCAGTGGCTTTAATCTGTGTAGTCTGCAGCAGGGTGACCTcatcatgtttgtgtgcatgtatgtgtgtgcgcatgcgtacGCGTGTGTGATAGAGTGTGAGTTGTAATAATGCTTGCCTTTATTACTCCTGCCAGAACCAAACTCCTTCTGCTACAAGAAGTTCTTCAAGTTGTGCGGACTCACTTCGAAGAGCCCCCAAGAGGTGAAAGATGTCTTCAGCATCCTTGATGAAGACAACAGCGGCTACATCGAAGAGTCTGAACTAAAGtttgtacattttattattcTCCTCCTCAGCAACATCTCATGTTACTCCTAAAAATTTTTGAAAATTCAAACTTGtcatacaaatgtattttgtatgtTCATCAAACCATAGAAGAATTGtgggtttttgtttgtgtgtgcgtgtgtgtgtgtgtgtgtgtgtgtgtgtgtgtgtgtgtgtgtgtgtgtgtgtgtgtgtgtgtgtgtgtgtgtgtgtgtgtgtgtgtgtatgtgtgtttgcgtgcgtctCCATGTccatgtgcacgtgcgtgtgtccgtgtgtgtgtgtgtgcgtgtgcgtgtgtgtgtttgtgtgtgtgtgtgtgtgtgtagatcaaACACAATTAGATCCGCCTCTTAAACTAATGGGATGGTACAACAAAGTCACCACCTGGTAATCCCGCGAGGTGGAGAGCATTACTATTGTGTTTGCGTTATGTAATCACTCATGTAAATGTCTCCGGGATTTGGGAGAGTGTCCGCAGAGATTTTCCATCTTTTTCCGTTGTTTCCCTCAAGTGTGAGAGAGGTGGTGAGGACACATGTTTGTGCAAACatttgtgcatatgtatgtaaaTGTCATCAGTCCGCCATCGGTCTCGACGGCTGCATAGATGTACACAGGAGATGCCATCAGGGTATTACAACATACTTTGACCTGTTAACCTAGAATCGTGGCCATTGTTTGAATGCACCTGTcaccaataaaaataaatcattatgATGGCTTACATTACAGCACATTGTTTGATCCACGTTTCTCTCTGCTCAGATTCTTCCTGCAGCGGTTCGTCCCCGGGGCCCGCACGCTGACCGAAGCCGAGGCAAAGAGCTTCGTCTCGGCCGCCGACGATGACAACGACGGCAAGATTGGCGTGGAGGGTCGGTTTTCAGTCGTACTTTGACTGTTGTTTGGTCTTTTATCACGCAGGTCCAATGGTTCCATTATATGCAAGCTTAAGCCTAAATGGTTAAAAGCCACACCGTGTATACAGTCACCACACAAGGCCTTTTTACATACAGTACTGGGGATTATGCATATCTGATCTTCTGTCACTCCATACCTTTTAACTATGAGAGGAGGATGGATACACAGCTGTTGAGCGTTGGCAGATTGTCCTTTGGAAGTCGGTTGGACTCTCTGCAGGGGGATAGCAACCACATGCGTGGTTAGCTGGATTCAAAGCCTGCAATACGGACTCGTCTAAAATACATTTGCCCAGCTGTATGGCAAGAttaaggattaaaaaaaaatcgggaTAAGAGCACTATTTGATTTAACCCATGTTGTGTTGTGCCAACTGTGTCTATTAAATCCTATGAAATACAAAAGTggaaatttttattattttcatgtttCTATTTCCTTTGGAACTACGGAATTCACGGATATACTTTCCATCTGTCCGTAGTAAACGTTGACATTGGTAGATACTTTCAGGCCTAATTGAATTTGTTCGTATTACAGAATTCCAGACCATGGTCCAGTCCTGAGGACCCTGAAGACTGATGA contains these protein-coding regions:
- the LOC115531333 gene encoding parvalbumin beta, whose protein sequence is MAFAGILADADCAAAVKACEAAESFSYKAFFAKCGLSGKSADDIKKAFFVIDQDKSGFIEEDELKLFLQVFKAGARALTDAETKAFLKAGDSDGDGAIGVDEWAVLVKA
- the pvalb9 gene encoding parvalbumin 9; translation: MSLTSILSAEAIESAVKDCQEPNSFCYKKFFKLCGLTSKSPQEVKDVFSILDEDNSGYIEESELKFFLQRFVPGARTLTEAEAKSFVSAADDDNDGKIGVEEFQTMVQS
- the pvalb3 gene encoding parvalbumin beta 2; the protein is MAFAGILNDADITAALAACKAEGSFDHKAFFTKVGLAAKSPADIKKVFEIIDQDKSDFVEEDELKLFLQNFSAGARALSDAETKVFLKAGDSDGDGKIGVDEFGAMIKA